From Streptomyces sp. SCSIO 75703:
TGTGGGCGCCCATCTGGTTGAGCGCGGAGGTGAAGCCGAGCCGCGACTCGTAGACCGTCTCGTGGACGATGGACAGCCCCGTGGCCTGCGTCAGCGCCACCACCAGCGGCTGCTGCCAGTCGGTCTGGAAGCCGGGGTGCACGTCCGTCTCCAGGGCGATGGACTTGAGCCGGCCGCCCGGGTGCCAGAAGCGGATGCCCTCGTCCTCGATCTCGAAGGCGCCGCCCACCTTCCGGAAGGTGTTCAGGAAGGTCATCATCGAGCGCTGCTGGGCGCCGCGGACGTAGACGTCACCCTCGGTCGCCAGTGCCGCCGAGGCCCACGAGGCGGCCTCCAGACGGTCCGAGAGGGCGCGGTGGTTGTAGCCGCCCAGCTCGTCCACGCCGGTGATCCGGATGGTGCGGTCGGTGTCCATGGCGATGATCGCGCCCATCTTCTGCAGCACGCAGATGAGGTCCTCGATCTCCGGCTCGACGGCCGCGTTGGACAGTTCCGTGACGCCCTCGGCGAGCACGGCCGTCAGCAGCACCTGCTCGGTGGCGCCGACCGACGGGTAGGGCAGCCGGATCTTGGTGCCGCGCAGCCGCTGCGGTGCCTCCAGGTACTGGCCGTCCGCCCGCTTCTCGATCCGCGCGCCGAACTGGCGCAGCACGTCGAAGTGGAAGTCGATGGGCCGGCCGCCGATGTCGCAGCCGCCCAGACCCGGGATGAAGGCGTGCCCGAGCCGGTGCAGCAGCGGGCCGCAGAAGAGGATCGGGATGCGCGAGGAACCGGCGTGGGCGTCGATGTCGGCGACGTTCGCGCTCTCCACGTGGGTCGGGTCGAGCACCAGCTCGCCGGGCTCCTCACCCGGGCGGACCGTGACCCCGTGCAGTTGGAGGAGCCCGCGTACGACCCGCACGTCGCGGATGTCCGGCACGTTGCGCAGCCGGCTCGGCGCACTGCCCAGCAGGGCGGCGACCATGGCCTTCGGCACGAGGTTCTTCGCACCGCGGACCCGGATCTCGCCCGTCAGCGGGTTTCCACCGTGGACAAGCAGTACGTCATCAGCGCCGTTGACGGTCATGGATCTCGCGTTCCGTGGAGGGGGCAGGGCCAGAAAGGAAAGGGTAGTCGCCCCCGGGAGCCGGGGAGCATGCCCGTGGGGGGTCCGCGCGGTCATGGATCTGTCACAACACGAGCCGTCGCCCGGCGGGCACGCCGGGTCACGGCGAGCGCGCGTTGCCGGGGCGTGTTCACCCCCGTGCCCCCGATTGCCTCCCCACGGAGCGGGAACATGCGGGATCATGTCTGGCATGACCGAGGTGTCCTCGCTCACGGGGCGGCTGCTCGTGGCGACCCCCGCCCTGGCGGACCCGAACTTCGAGCGTGCGGTGGTGCTCCTCCTCGACCACGACGAGGAGGGTTCCCTCGGCGTCGTCCTCAACCGGCCCACCCCGGTCGGCGTGGACGACATCCTGGACGGCTGGGCGCGGCTGGCCGGCGAGCCCGGGGTCGTCTTCCAGGGCGGGCCCGTCTCGCTGGACTCGGCCCTCGGCGTCGCGGTCGTCCCCGGCGGCTGCGGCGAGTCGGAGGCCCCGCTGGGCTGGCGCCGGGTGCACGGCGCGATCGGGCTGGTGGACCTGGAGGCCCCGCCGGAACTGCTGGCCCCCGCGGTCGGCTCCCTGCGGATCTTCGCCGGGTACGCGGGCTGGGGTCCGGGCCAGTTGGAGGAGGAGCTGACGGAGGGCGCCTGGTACGTCGTCGAGTCCGAACCCGGCGACGTCTCCTCGCCCCTCCCGGAGCGGCTGTGGCGCGCGGTGCTGCGCCGGCAGCGCAGCGAGCTGGCCATGGTGGCCACGTACCCGGACGACCCCTCGCTCAACTGACGCGTGTGAGCTCGG
This genomic window contains:
- the murA gene encoding UDP-N-acetylglucosamine 1-carboxyvinyltransferase — encoded protein: MTVNGADDVLLVHGGNPLTGEIRVRGAKNLVPKAMVAALLGSAPSRLRNVPDIRDVRVVRGLLQLHGVTVRPGEEPGELVLDPTHVESANVADIDAHAGSSRIPILFCGPLLHRLGHAFIPGLGGCDIGGRPIDFHFDVLRQFGARIEKRADGQYLEAPQRLRGTKIRLPYPSVGATEQVLLTAVLAEGVTELSNAAVEPEIEDLICVLQKMGAIIAMDTDRTIRITGVDELGGYNHRALSDRLEAASWASAALATEGDVYVRGAQQRSMMTFLNTFRKVGGAFEIEDEGIRFWHPGGRLKSIALETDVHPGFQTDWQQPLVVALTQATGLSIVHETVYESRLGFTSALNQMGAHIQLYRECLGGSDCRFGQRNFLHSAVVSGPTRLEGADLVIPDLRGGFSYLIAALAAQGTSRVHGIDLINRGYENFMEKLVELGAKVELPGKALG
- a CDS encoding YqgE/AlgH family protein → MTEVSSLTGRLLVATPALADPNFERAVVLLLDHDEEGSLGVVLNRPTPVGVDDILDGWARLAGEPGVVFQGGPVSLDSALGVAVVPGGCGESEAPLGWRRVHGAIGLVDLEAPPELLAPAVGSLRIFAGYAGWGPGQLEEELTEGAWYVVESEPGDVSSPLPERLWRAVLRRQRSELAMVATYPDDPSLN